The nucleotide sequence GCCCGACGAGCGCCGAGAAAGGCATGAGCCAGCGGTGGTCGGCCCCGGTGAACGATCGCACGATGTGGGGCACGGCGAGGCCGACGAACGAGATGGGGCCGACGGCTGCGGTCGACCCGGCGCAGAGCAGTGCGGCGGCGACGCCGCCGATGAGGCGCGTCCGGCCGACCTTCGCCCCGAGCGCGGTCGCGGTGTCGTCGCCGAGCGCGAGGGCGTTGAGCGACGACGGCAGGATCGCCGACAGCGCGAACCCGAGAACGAGGTACGGCAGCACCTGCCCGACGAGCGACGCGTCGCGGCCCGCGAGCGAGCCGACGACCCAGAAGCGGTAATCGTCGAAGACCTGCGGGTAGCTGAGGCTGACGGCCTGGATGTACGCGCCGACGACGGCGGTGATGACGGCGCCGGCGAGCACGAGCCGCACGGGCGTGGCGCCCCGGCGGCCGGAGCCGAGGGCGAAGACGGCGGCAGTGGCGGCGAAGGCTCCGGGGAGGGCGAGCCACACGCGCTCCTGTCCGGTGCCCGCGGAGAAGAACGCGATGCCGGTGACGAGCGTGGCGCTCGCGCCGACGTTGACGCCGAGGAGTCCGGGGTCACCGAGCGGGTTGCGGGTGAGGCCCTGGACCACCACGCCGGAGACCGAGAGGGCCGCGCCGCAGAGGAGGCCGAGGAGGGTGCGCGGGATCCTGCTCTGCACGACCGTGTCGTCGTAGGCGTGGCCTGGGCTCACGAGCGCCTGCCACACGGTGCCGAGGGGCACGTGCTGCTGGCCGACGGAGAGGCTCAGGAACACGGCGAACAGGAGGACGCCCCCCGCCAGCGCGAGCGCGGGCAGCAGCGTGCGCGCACGGGGCGACGCCCGTCGCGGGCCGGACTGCGAGAGTCCGGCCCGCGGGGGCGCCGCTGTGGCCGTGTCAGCCAACGTTCGAGGCGGCCTTCTTGATCATCTTCACGTAGCGCGGCAGGGCGTACGGCACGCTCAGCGGCGTGATGAAGGTCGACGCCATGGCGAGCTTCTGGTCGACGTTCGGAACGTAGGAGCCGCGCTTGACGGCGGGGATCTGCGCGAACAGGGGCTGCGCCTCGATCTGCTTCTCGTTCGCCTCGTCGTTGAACCAGGTGAAGAGGATGTCGGTCTTGTCGAGCAGGTTCGCCTTCTCGAGGCCGATGTCGCTGGTGAACGTGTCCTTCGAGGCGGGGAGAGCCGCGATGGACGGCGTCTCGGTGAGCCCGAGCGCCTTGATCACCTCGACCCGGGGGTCGCCCTGCTGGTAGATCGACAGCGATCCCGGCTGAGCCGAGTAGACGTAGGCGAAGGTGAGGCCCTTGAACTCGGGGTTCTTGGTCGAGTAGTTCGCGAGCGTCGTCTTGAGGTCCGCGATCTGCTTGTTCACCAGGGTCGTCTTGCCGAGGGCCTTGCCGATGAGGCGCATCTGGGTGTCCCACTTCGTCTGCCACGGCTGGCCGGGGTAGGCGACCGTCGGCGCCAGGGCGCTGAGCGTCTTGTACTGCGCGGCCGTGATGCCGGACTGCGGCGCCAGGATCAGGTCGGGGTTGAGCGCCGCGATGGCCGACACGTCGATGTCGGGGTAGACGTTGAACGTCGCGGGGATCGCACCGCCCATCTTCTTGATGGCCGCGGTGTCCCACGGGTAGTCGCCGGTCGAGTCGTTGCCGAACGTCTGCTTCTCGATGCCGACCGGCACGACGCCGAGCGAGATCGCGGTGTCGGTCGAGCCCCAGCCGATCGTGACGACGCGCTTCGGCGCCTTGGTGATGGTCGCCGAGCCGAGGGCCGACTTGATCGTGACCGGGAAGGCGCCCTTGTCGGTGCCGGAGGTCGACGACGAGCTGCTCGCCGACGATCCGGCCGAGGTGGGGGTGCTGCAGGCCGCGAGGCCGATCACGAGGCCGGCCGCGACGGCGACGGCTGCGATGCGGCGCGCGGTCTTCGACAGCGCTGTGGGGGTGAACACGGGAGGGTTGTTCCTTTCGGGAGATCGGGCGGCAG is from Frondihabitans australicus and encodes:
- a CDS encoding FecCD family ABC transporter permease, with the translated sequence MADTATAAPPRAGLSQSGPRRASPRARTLLPALALAGGVLLFAVFLSLSVGQQHVPLGTVWQALVSPGHAYDDTVVQSRIPRTLLGLLCGAALSVSGVVVQGLTRNPLGDPGLLGVNVGASATLVTGIAFFSAGTGQERVWLALPGAFAATAAVFALGSGRRGATPVRLVLAGAVITAVVGAYIQAVSLSYPQVFDDYRFWVVGSLAGRDASLVGQVLPYLVLGFALSAILPSSLNALALGDDTATALGAKVGRTRLIGGVAAALLCAGSTAAVGPISFVGLAVPHIVRSFTGADHRWLMPFSALVGPALLLLADVLGRVIAAPAEIEVGVITAFLGAPVLLLAVRRMRGRS
- a CDS encoding iron-siderophore ABC transporter substrate-binding protein, which codes for MFTPTALSKTARRIAAVAVAAGLVIGLAACSTPTSAGSSASSSSSTSGTDKGAFPVTIKSALGSATITKAPKRVVTIGWGSTDTAISLGVVPVGIEKQTFGNDSTGDYPWDTAAIKKMGGAIPATFNVYPDIDVSAIAALNPDLILAPQSGITAAQYKTLSALAPTVAYPGQPWQTKWDTQMRLIGKALGKTTLVNKQIADLKTTLANYSTKNPEFKGLTFAYVYSAQPGSLSIYQQGDPRVEVIKALGLTETPSIAALPASKDTFTSDIGLEKANLLDKTDILFTWFNDEANEKQIEAQPLFAQIPAVKRGSYVPNVDQKLAMASTFITPLSVPYALPRYVKMIKKAASNVG